From one Caminicella sporogenes DSM 14501 genomic stretch:
- a CDS encoding helix-hairpin-helix domain-containing protein: MDKFSKREIFLLTIIFIMTSVIIGFKVKSQEEPIIVEKTEVESIKEKTLDEIEAKEIIVDIWGAVKNPGLVVLREGDRINDAVLKAGGLTEKADRKRINLAKRVYDEQKIIIPEKGEEFQKIKAAGNDIGHDILNDYKININTASKLELMSIKGIGEAYAERIIEYRQKNGPFKNIEELKNIKGIGEKRFKAIKEYIKLR; this comes from the coding sequence ATGGATAAGTTTAGTAAAAGGGAGATTTTTTTACTAACTATTATTTTTATTATGACATCTGTAATTATAGGATTTAAAGTAAAGTCACAGGAGGAACCAATAATCGTAGAAAAAACAGAAGTTGAAAGCATAAAAGAGAAAACATTAGATGAAATAGAAGCAAAAGAGATAATAGTCGATATTTGGGGAGCTGTTAAAAATCCAGGTTTAGTTGTTTTAAGAGAAGGTGATAGGATAAATGATGCAGTTTTAAAGGCAGGAGGATTAACTGAAAAAGCAGATAGGAAAAGAATTAATTTAGCAAAAAGAGTATATGATGAGCAAAAAATAATAATTCCAGAAAAAGGTGAAGAATTTCAAAAAATAAAAGCTGCAGGAAATGATATTGGACATGATATTTTAAATGATTATAAAATAAATATAAATACTGCTTCAAAATTAGAGCTGATGTCAATTAAAGGAATAGGAGAAGCTTATGCTGAAAGAATAATAGAATATAGGCAAAAAAACGGTCCTTTTAAAAATATTGAAGAGCTTAAAAATATCAAAGGCATAGGTGA
- a CDS encoding D-alanyl-D-alanine carboxypeptidase family protein produces MKQIISVILAICFLLNSPLTANATTSSNSLNISAESAILIDADTGEILYEKNSNKPMYPASTTKIMTALLTLENANLNDKIIIDKETPFTDGSRIYVLEGEQFTVDQLLHALLIESANDAAVALAKHISGNIEDFVKLMNKRAKELGAKNTHFANPNGLPNHEHVTTAYDLAMIAKYAMTIPKFREIVKTVRYKIPPTNKQSETRYLKNTNRLLWGTGSRNKILYKGKWIDIKYDIVDGIKTGYTTEAQQCLVATAFKNNRRLISVVLKAIGTNVYTDTRTLLDFGFDNFKNMNIVKTGEIITNVKIPNGTEKNLNLITQTKLTKTFPINKKIDKIDKKIELNQKIKAPITKGEVLGKVIYILNGNKIGQVNLIAEKSIDEKAIYKFIKKIKDPKSYSFLKYILYIFIIYIIWRTIVTIKRLKRRRLRRKRY; encoded by the coding sequence ATGAAGCAAATAATTTCAGTAATATTAGCAATTTGTTTCCTGCTAAATTCTCCTTTAACTGCTAACGCCACCACTTCTAGCAACAGTTTAAACATTTCAGCTGAAAGTGCCATCTTAATTGATGCCGATACAGGTGAAATTCTATATGAAAAAAATAGCAATAAACCTATGTATCCAGCTAGTACAACTAAAATCATGACTGCCTTACTTACTCTGGAAAATGCAAATTTAAATGACAAAATAATTATTGATAAAGAAACTCCTTTTACTGATGGAAGCCGTATATATGTTTTAGAAGGTGAACAGTTTACAGTAGATCAACTGCTCCATGCTCTGCTCATTGAATCTGCAAATGACGCTGCTGTAGCTCTTGCAAAACATATATCTGGAAATATTGAAGATTTTGTTAAGTTAATGAACAAGAGAGCTAAAGAATTAGGAGCTAAAAATACTCATTTTGCTAATCCAAACGGCCTTCCAAACCATGAACATGTAACAACTGCATATGATTTAGCTATGATTGCAAAGTATGCAATGACCATTCCTAAATTTAGAGAAATTGTCAAAACTGTAAGATATAAAATACCTCCTACAAACAAACAATCTGAAACTAGATACCTTAAAAATACAAATAGACTTTTATGGGGAACTGGTAGCCGCAATAAAATACTCTATAAAGGCAAATGGATTGACATTAAATATGACATAGTAGACGGTATAAAGACGGGATATACAACTGAAGCTCAACAATGTCTTGTAGCAACAGCATTTAAAAATAACAGAAGACTTATAAGTGTTGTTTTAAAAGCCATAGGAACTAATGTTTATACAGATACCAGAACTCTTTTAGATTTTGGATTTGATAATTTTAAAAATATGAATATAGTCAAAACCGGCGAAATCATTACAAATGTTAAAATTCCTAATGGAACTGAAAAAAATCTCAACTTAATTACTCAAACAAAACTAACCAAAACTTTTCCTATTAATAAAAAAATCGATAAAATTGATAAAAAAATAGAGCTTAATCAAAAAATTAAAGCACCTATAACAAAAGGAGAAGTTCTTGGAAAAGTAATTTATATTTTAAACGGAAATAAAATTGGACAGGTTAATCTCATTGCAGAAAAATCTATAGATGAAAAAGCAATTTATAAATTTATAAAAAAAATTAAAGACCCTAAAAGCTATTCATTTTTAAAATATATATTATATATTTTCATTATTTACATTATTTGGAGAACTATCGTTACAATAAAAAGATTAAAAAGGAGAAGACTCCGCAGAAAAAGATATTAA
- a CDS encoding RidA family protein, with the protein MELKVVHTDKAPAAVGPYSQAIKAGNLLFVSGQIPINPATGELVKGSIEDETRQCLENAKAILEEAGSSLNKVVKATVFIKDMNQFGRINEVYGQYFAEHKPARACIEVARLPKDVNVEIEMIAVVD; encoded by the coding sequence ATGGAACTTAAAGTAGTACATACTGACAAAGCACCTGCGGCTGTAGGACCTTATTCTCAAGCTATTAAAGCTGGAAATTTACTGTTTGTATCAGGACAAATTCCAATAAATCCTGCAACAGGTGAATTAGTAAAAGGAAGTATAGAAGATGAAACTAGACAATGCTTAGAAAATGCTAAAGCGATTTTAGAAGAGGCGGGTTCATCTTTAAACAAAGTAGTTAAAGCTACAGTATTTATTAAAGATATGAATCAGTTTGGAAGAATAAATGAAGTTTATGGACAGTATTTTGCTGAACATAAACCTGCTAGAGCATGTATAGAAGTTGCAAGACTGCCTAAAGATGTAAATGTAGAAATAGAAATGATAGCCGTAGTTGATTAA
- a CDS encoding helix-turn-helix transcriptional regulator — MADSLNPILKSYIPIVEGIARTFGRNCEVVLHDFSKMNSSIIAIENGHVTGRSIGSPMTEEGLRAVRKKNIDNIINYTGKTADGRLLKSSTMFIKDENDEVIGCLCINFDISELFIARRVFDDIMQTDINESEKIAEEVIGNKVNDVLTDIVKNTLKQMGKPVAYMSKEEKVNIVKKLDQQGAFLIKGAIDYVAKVLCVSRYTIYNYLDEIRVDNK, encoded by the coding sequence ATGGCAGATTCTCTAAATCCTATTTTAAAAAGTTATATTCCTATAGTTGAAGGTATAGCAAGGACTTTTGGTAGAAATTGCGAAGTAGTACTACATGATTTTAGTAAAATGAATAGTTCTATTATTGCTATAGAAAATGGTCATGTAACAGGGAGAAGTATAGGAAGTCCAATGACAGAAGAAGGTCTAAGAGCTGTAAGAAAGAAGAATATTGATAATATAATAAATTATACTGGTAAAACTGCTGATGGAAGGTTGTTAAAATCATCAACTATGTTTATTAAAGATGAGAATGATGAAGTAATAGGCTGTTTGTGTATTAATTTTGATATTTCAGAACTTTTCATAGCAAGAAGAGTTTTTGATGATATAATGCAGACAGATATAAATGAAAGTGAAAAGATAGCTGAAGAAGTTATTGGAAATAAGGTAAATGATGTATTAACGGATATTGTAAAGAATACATTAAAACAGATGGGTAAGCCAGTGGCTTATATGAGTAAAGAAGAAAAGGTCAATATTGTAAAAAAATTAGATCAGCAAGGAGCTTTTCTTATAAAAGGTGCTATAGATTATGTTGCTAAAGTTTTATGTGTTTCAAGATATACAATTTACAATTATCTTGACGAAATAAGAGTTGATAATAAATAA